A stretch of Mastomys coucha isolate ucsf_1 unplaced genomic scaffold, UCSF_Mcou_1 pScaffold3, whole genome shotgun sequence DNA encodes these proteins:
- the LOC116074710 gene encoding triggering receptor expressed on myeloid cells 3-like yields MSPLLLYLGLLLCVSGLQAGDEEEQMCFLEGENLTLTCPYNIMLYSSSLKAWQRLRSQRSPETLVLTNTRNPDFNVARAGRYLLEDYPTESVIKVTVTGLQRQDVGLYQCVVYLSPDNVIILYRRVRLTWCQEQPVMVIILVLTCGIILNKGLVFSLLFVLLCKARPKVLQPSKTSKVQEDSKKQ; encoded by the exons ATGTCACCACTGCTGCTATACCTGGGGCTGTTGCTCTGTGTCTCGG GGCTCCAAGCTGGAGATGAAGAAGAACAGATGTGTTTTCTGGAGGGTGAGAACCTGACCCTGACTTGTCCTTACAACATCATGCTTTACTCATCGAGCCTGAAGGCCTGGCAGCGgctcagaagccagaggtctccaGAGACCCTGGTGCTTACAAACACCAGAAATCCAGACTTCAATGTGGCCCGGGCTGGGAGGTACTTGCTGGAGGATTATCCCACCGAATCTGTCATCAAGGTCACCGTGACTGGGCTGCAGAGGCAAGATGTGGGGCTGTACCAGTGTGTGGTCTACCTCTCTCCTGACAACGTTATCATCCTGTATCGACGGGTTCGGCTGACATGGTGTCAAG AGCAGCCAGTGATGGTGATCATTCTGGTTCTGACATGTGGCATCATACTGAACAAGGGCCTGGTCTTCTCACTCCTGTTTGTCCTTCTCTGCAAAGCTAGGCCTAAG GTGTTACAGCCTTCCAAGACATCCAAAGTGCAGGAAGACTCTAAGAAACAGTAG
- the Treml4 gene encoding trem-like transcript 4 protein, producing the protein MAWRCSQLLPVPVQLVLLASGIWGSTVIFEELHRMVGQSFSVQCQYKSEEEPYVLKTWCRQVSPNRCTRVVTTSEPRKAVRESQHTIWDDPEAGFFSITMTQLTENDSAFYWCGPFSPSRRKVTVLRNISLVVSPASSTLPSQMSTWLPESTVMTTSPEDITDSSINGSVHRNQSSSSPGWTSPGLLISVQYGLLLFKGLMLSVFCVLLCWRRGQGREHMAETEMMELSKLPHISKSLGTVSHISGCEKKANWF; encoded by the exons ATGGCCTGGAGGTGCTCACAACTGCTACCGGTCCCTGTGCAGCTGGTGCTACTGGCCTCAG GTATCTGGGGGTCCACAGTTATATTTGAAGAGCTTCATAGAATGGTAGGACAGAGCTTCTCCGTGCAATGCCAGTACAAGTCTGAGGAGGAGCCTTATGTGCTGAAAACGTGGTGTCGGCAAGTATCTCCAAATAGATGTACGAGAGTGGTCACTACCTCCGAGCCTCGGAAAGCAGTCAGGGAATCACAGCACACGATCTGGGATGATCCTGAAGCCGGCTTCTTCAGCATCACCATGACTCAACTAACAGAGAATGACTCGGCATTCTACTGGTGTGGTCCGTTTAGTCCTTCCCGCAGAAAAGTGACTGTTCTCAGAAACATCAGCCTGGTGGTGTCTCCAG cCTCATCAACTCTTCCTTCACAGATGAGCACTTGGCTCCCAGAAAGCACAG TTATGACCACATCTCCTGAGGACATCACTGACTCTTCCATCAACGGCTCTGTGCACAG AAACCAAAGTTCTTCCTCTCCTGGCTGGACCTCCCCGGGGCTTCTGATCTCTGTGCAGTATGGACTCCTCTTGTTCAAGGGCCTGATGCTGTCAGTTTTCTGTGTGCTCCTTTGCTGGAGGCGTGGCCAG ggACGTGAGCAtatggcagagacagagatgatggAGCTCTCAAAATTACCTCATATCTCGAAGTCCTTGGGCACCGTTAGCCACATCTCAGGGTGTGAGAAGAAAGCTAACTGGTTCTAA